The sequence TATTATACATTGTTTGCATGTTTTGTAGGAGGAATTTTTCTAAGACTTCATCAGGCAAACTTTGATCTGTATCTGATAAAACCCACAAATTCTAAATAGTAGAGAATGTCTGAAAGATGGCATGATTCTGTTTGAGATACATGATCAGAGCTGGTGCTGAGAGAGGTTCTGTGTCATGGAGCTTAAATCCTgtccctgcttttccagcagaatATTGCCAGCATGCTCTCACAGCTTTTCCAGGGCTGAAGAGGCTTATTGGGTGtatttgttctgaaatgtcATGTAGTTTCTAACCTAGAATGAGACATCCAATGAAGACTGGATTAAGAGGAGTTTTTTTTGTTCAAGCATGTTGCTTCAGACAGTACTTTTGTCTATGAAACTAGCAATTCTAGATTTAATTTGGTGGTCATATGGTGGTCaagcttatttttaataagCTTATGTGGAATAGTGTCCTTCAtaagcagttttatttttgacagagtaatttttaaaaaatactgtgtgTAATTTTACATCTGTTTTATGTTATCCTTACAGATAAACAGAAATGCCCTTCGGATATAATACaaagttttcagaagaaaagtcAGTTTAGGACCATTGCTCCAAAAATGGTACCAAAATTTTTAACATCTGGAGTGGTTTCTTGCCTTCAGTCATCTTTGCCTGAGCCAATGACACCAATTTCAGCCTCAGGCTCTAAGCCCCTGGTGGTGCCAGCTCAGAACTATGCTGTCATGCAGGTGGCTGCTCACAAGGGCaccttttccctgctggctgtgccctgtgttGCACCTGCCCTAACTCAGCAAGTTCAGCAGTCAGCTGTGGCCCCCTCTGAAAACCTAAAGCTGCCCATCCCCAGGTACCAATCTGTAAGAAATAAATTGCTGAGTGACAAAAAACTGACACAAATCTCTGGTTTGAGTGCACGTAACAAGATTCTTACCAAAGCACTGACCTCATCACAGACTTCCCCCATGCCTGCTCTACATGAAGACTGTCCTGAAGCTCATTGTAGTTCAGATTCAGCTGAGCAAGGGATGGTAGCAGACTGTGACTCAGCTGAAATTGGAGTTGCCACATTAATGAATAAAAGCAATTGTGTGGAATCTAGATCTCTTTTAATGAACAAAGCTAGCAATAATATTTCTGGATCATCTGTAGTTGAAGACTCTCCATCCAAGCCAGCAAGTACAACTAATCCCATGAAACTGAGTCTACATTCTGTGAAGACAGCATTGGAAACCACAAGAGAGTCATTCCTGACATCTGAGAAACTaaaggaaaaacccacaaattctGCAAGTCCTGTTGCTGTCTTGTCACCGACAGTTTTTGGCAGTACAATTCAGATGACTCCATCAGCACCAAAAGGAAAACTTCCTATTTTGCCTTACTCCAGAATGAAAAATTCAGTGTTCTGTAAATCTAAGCAGAATATTAATGTTATGGACATACCTGATCATTCTCTAAAATCTGAATGTGAAAAGATTCCATTTTTGATGAAAACCAAAGCCTTTGATAAGCAAATAATCTCCAAACAATCCATTGGAGAAAACACTTTCTCTCCCTCCAGCAAAGAGGATGATGTCGACACTCTTAAAAACTTGAGCAGTGCAACCTCTAAaagaagaggcaggaaaaaaagagcccCGGAAGATTTATTGGCTTTTCAGGCCAAGCGAAGGAAATGCGTCATTAATAAGTttagagaaggaagagagagggCCAAGGTTGATACTGAGGCACCTGAAGACaacagagcaggagcagtgacACGGTACCGCAGCATCAGACCGAAGCCCGTGGTGCTTGTGCAGGCGCTCGCGCCTCTGACTCCCGCAGCCATCGTGGCGACGCCGTCTCGTGGGCAGGACTCCTTTTTCAATGGGTCACTCACCAATAAATGTGTGAGTTCCAAGCACAGTGATGCTGCATCAGCCAAATCAAGTGATCTAAGCAGAAATGCACG comes from Zonotrichia leucophrys gambelii isolate GWCS_2022_RI chromosome 2, RI_Zleu_2.0, whole genome shotgun sequence and encodes:
- the ZNF438 gene encoding zinc finger protein 438 isoform X1 codes for the protein MQNPLTVSAGGVFLHANPAEKHCVQQSMLGQQKQETCAGKTVSTDKQKCPSDIIQSFQKKSQFRTIAPKMVPKFLTSGVVSCLQSSLPEPMTPISASGSKPLVVPAQNYAVMQVAAHKGTFSLLAVPCVAPALTQQVQQSAVAPSENLKLPIPRYQSVRNKLLSDKKLTQISGLSARNKILTKALTSSQTSPMPALHEDCPEAHCSSDSAEQGMVADCDSAEIGVATLMNKSNCVESRSLLMNKASNNISGSSVVEDSPSKPASTTNPMKLSLHSVKTALETTRESFLTSEKLKEKPTNSASPVAVLSPTVFGSTIQMTPSAPKGKLPILPYSRMKNSVFCKSKQNINVMDIPDHSLKSECEKIPFLMKTKAFDKQIISKQSIGENTFSPSSKEDDVDTLKNLSSATSKRRGRKKRAPEDLLAFQAKRRKCVINKFREGRERAKVDTEAPEDNRAGAVTRYRSIRPKPVVLVQALAPLTPAAIVATPSRGQDSFFNGSLTNKCVSSKHSDAASAKSSDLSRNARSAVLRVVHRCHVCNHGFRLKHHLKDHMNTHTRRRPYSCRICRKAYMHSGSLSTHMKLHHSEGKSKKLVCCEFCAKVFGHAKVYFGHLREVHRVVISTEPYSSEQQVQDTSKKRDRNIKEAEEAAERGDKCNFEDLFHDPGGVKLQVKCGRCQFIAESFGEMKFHLLCCHGEEIQGRVKEEVLQESRGAEGKLVKHTSHVWKQHNERRHLAQCSARQEELYNVPKPKRQLFFHHQNHVNIIPKIEPTQSGSSEASEEMQNVGFGTQRKKIEFWSKAGYNCILCKRLFGRKEDLCNHWQSHHNCEDPSTLWTIFTLVSKQGIIELSDNGDY
- the ZNF438 gene encoding zinc finger protein 438 isoform X3; its protein translation is MQNPLTVSADKQKCPSDIIQSFQKKSQFRTIAPKMVPKFLTSGVVSCLQSSLPEPMTPISASGSKPLVVPAQNYAVMQVAAHKGTFSLLAVPCVAPALTQQVQQSAVAPSENLKLPIPRYQSVRNKLLSDKKLTQISGLSARNKILTKALTSSQTSPMPALHEDCPEAHCSSDSAEQGMVADCDSAEIGVATLMNKSNCVESRSLLMNKASNNISGSSVVEDSPSKPASTTNPMKLSLHSVKTALETTRESFLTSEKLKEKPTNSASPVAVLSPTVFGSTIQMTPSAPKGKLPILPYSRMKNSVFCKSKQNINVMDIPDHSLKSECEKIPFLMKTKAFDKQIISKQSIGENTFSPSSKEDDVDTLKNLSSATSKRRGRKKRAPEDLLAFQAKRRKCVINKFREGRERAKVDTEAPEDNRAGAVTRYRSIRPKPVVLVQALAPLTPAAIVATPSRGQDSFFNGSLTNKCVSSKHSDAASAKSSDLSRNARSAVLRVVHRCHVCNHGFRLKHHLKDHMNTHTRRRPYSCRICRKAYMHSGSLSTHMKLHHSEGKSKKLVCCEFCAKVFGHAKVYFGHLREVHRVVISTEPYSSEQQVQDTSKKRDRNIKEAEEAAERGDKCNFEDLFHDPGGVKLQVKCGRCQFIAESFGEMKFHLLCCHGEEIQGRVKEEVLQESRGAEGKLVKHTSHVWKQHNERRHLAQCSARQEELYNVPKPKRQLFFHHQNHVNIIPKIEPTQSGSSEASEEMQNVGFGTQRKKIEFWSKAGYNCILCKRLFGRKEDLCNHWQSHHNCEDPSTLWTIFTLVSKQGIIELSDNGDY
- the ZNF438 gene encoding zinc finger protein 438 isoform X2, whose translation is MLGQQKQETCAGKTVSTDKQKCPSDIIQSFQKKSQFRTIAPKMVPKFLTSGVVSCLQSSLPEPMTPISASGSKPLVVPAQNYAVMQVAAHKGTFSLLAVPCVAPALTQQVQQSAVAPSENLKLPIPRYQSVRNKLLSDKKLTQISGLSARNKILTKALTSSQTSPMPALHEDCPEAHCSSDSAEQGMVADCDSAEIGVATLMNKSNCVESRSLLMNKASNNISGSSVVEDSPSKPASTTNPMKLSLHSVKTALETTRESFLTSEKLKEKPTNSASPVAVLSPTVFGSTIQMTPSAPKGKLPILPYSRMKNSVFCKSKQNINVMDIPDHSLKSECEKIPFLMKTKAFDKQIISKQSIGENTFSPSSKEDDVDTLKNLSSATSKRRGRKKRAPEDLLAFQAKRRKCVINKFREGRERAKVDTEAPEDNRAGAVTRYRSIRPKPVVLVQALAPLTPAAIVATPSRGQDSFFNGSLTNKCVSSKHSDAASAKSSDLSRNARSAVLRVVHRCHVCNHGFRLKHHLKDHMNTHTRRRPYSCRICRKAYMHSGSLSTHMKLHHSEGKSKKLVCCEFCAKVFGHAKVYFGHLREVHRVVISTEPYSSEQQVQDTSKKRDRNIKEAEEAAERGDKCNFEDLFHDPGGVKLQVKCGRCQFIAESFGEMKFHLLCCHGEEIQGRVKEEVLQESRGAEGKLVKHTSHVWKQHNERRHLAQCSARQEELYNVPKPKRQLFFHHQNHVNIIPKIEPTQSGSSEASEEMQNVGFGTQRKKIEFWSKAGYNCILCKRLFGRKEDLCNHWQSHHNCEDPSTLWTIFTLVSKQGIIELSDNGDY
- the ZNF438 gene encoding zinc finger protein 438 isoform X4, which codes for MVPKFLTSGVVSCLQSSLPEPMTPISASGSKPLVVPAQNYAVMQVAAHKGTFSLLAVPCVAPALTQQVQQSAVAPSENLKLPIPRYQSVRNKLLSDKKLTQISGLSARNKILTKALTSSQTSPMPALHEDCPEAHCSSDSAEQGMVADCDSAEIGVATLMNKSNCVESRSLLMNKASNNISGSSVVEDSPSKPASTTNPMKLSLHSVKTALETTRESFLTSEKLKEKPTNSASPVAVLSPTVFGSTIQMTPSAPKGKLPILPYSRMKNSVFCKSKQNINVMDIPDHSLKSECEKIPFLMKTKAFDKQIISKQSIGENTFSPSSKEDDVDTLKNLSSATSKRRGRKKRAPEDLLAFQAKRRKCVINKFREGRERAKVDTEAPEDNRAGAVTRYRSIRPKPVVLVQALAPLTPAAIVATPSRGQDSFFNGSLTNKCVSSKHSDAASAKSSDLSRNARSAVLRVVHRCHVCNHGFRLKHHLKDHMNTHTRRRPYSCRICRKAYMHSGSLSTHMKLHHSEGKSKKLVCCEFCAKVFGHAKVYFGHLREVHRVVISTEPYSSEQQVQDTSKKRDRNIKEAEEAAERGDKCNFEDLFHDPGGVKLQVKCGRCQFIAESFGEMKFHLLCCHGEEIQGRVKEEVLQESRGAEGKLVKHTSHVWKQHNERRHLAQCSARQEELYNVPKPKRQLFFHHQNHVNIIPKIEPTQSGSSEASEEMQNVGFGTQRKKIEFWSKAGYNCILCKRLFGRKEDLCNHWQSHHNCEDPSTLWTIFTLVSKQGIIELSDNGDY